From a region of the Pirellulales bacterium genome:
- the hisB gene encoding imidazoleglycerol-phosphate dehydratase HisB, with the protein MARSARIERKTAETEIRVELNVDGAGSAAVATGIGFFDHMLTLLAKHAAFDLTVEAQGDLHVDQHHTVEDVGICLGRALRQALGDKSGIRRYGHFTLPMEETLATVAVDLSGRYFLVFQAQFPSAKIGEFDSELVEDFWQALAANALCNLHVLVHYGRNSHHISEALFKAAARALRMAVENDPRLEGVPSTKGTLDV; encoded by the coding sequence ATGGCCCGCTCCGCACGCATTGAACGCAAGACGGCTGAAACCGAGATTCGCGTCGAACTGAACGTCGACGGTGCGGGCAGCGCGGCCGTGGCGACCGGCATCGGCTTCTTCGACCACATGCTCACGCTGCTGGCGAAACACGCGGCGTTCGACCTGACCGTCGAAGCCCAGGGCGATTTGCACGTCGATCAGCACCACACCGTCGAAGACGTCGGCATCTGCCTCGGCCGGGCGCTGCGCCAGGCCCTGGGCGACAAATCGGGCATTCGCCGCTACGGGCACTTCACACTGCCGATGGAAGAGACTCTGGCCACGGTCGCCGTCGATCTGAGCGGCCGCTATTTTCTGGTTTTCCAGGCCCAGTTTCCCTCGGCCAAGATCGGCGAATTCGACAGCGAGCTGGTCGAAGATTTTTGGCAGGCCCTGGCCGCCAACGCACTGTGCAATTTGCACGTGCTCGTGCATTACGGCCGCAACAGCCACCACATCAGCGAAGCCCTTTTCAAGGCCGCCGCCCGTGCCTTACGGATGGCCGTCGAAAACGATCCGCGGCTGGAAGGCGTTCCCAGCACCAAGGGAACGCTGGACGTCTAA